Within Micromonas commoda chromosome 9, complete sequence, the genomic segment GCGGTGGATAAGGACAAGTCCGCGGATTatcccgccgcgttcaagcTGTACATGAGCGCCCTGGACCACTTCACCATCTACCTCAAGTACGAGAAGAACCCGATGATGCAGCAGACGGTCAAGGCTAAGTTCATGGAGTacctggagcgcgcggaggagctcaagaagctcatcgacagcgacgccgcgacgtcgcgggcgaacCCGGTGAATTCCCCGGACAGCGCGTTGCGCGCCAAACCCGGCGGCAAgaacggcgcgaacggcaagggagacgacgacggtgagaGCGCCAAGATGAAGTCTCAGCTCGGGGGTGCCATCGTGACGGAGAAACCAGACGTGAAgtgggacgacgtcgcgggcttggagcaggccaaggcggcgctgaaggagGCGGTGATCATGCCGGTCAAGTTCCCTCAGTTCTTCACGGGCAAGCGAAAGGCGTGGAGCGGGTTCCTGCTGTACggtccgccggggacgggcaAGTCGTACCTGGCCAAGGCTgtggcgacggaggcggatTCCACTTTTTTCTCAATCAGCTCGTCGGATCTGGTGAGCAAGTGGATGGGCGAGAGCGAGAAGCTGGTGAACAACCTGTTCACGCTGGCGAGGGAACGCGCGCCTTCGATTATCTtcatcgacgagatcgacgccctctgcggcgcgcgcggcgagggtggcgagaGCGAGGCGTCCAGGCGCATCAAGACGGAGATCCTCGTTCAGATGCAgggcgtgggcgcgagcgacagcGGCCGCGTGCTGGTGCTGGCCGCGACGAACACGCCGTACCAGCTGGACCAGGCGGTCCGACGCAGGTTCGACAAGCGCATCTACATCCcgctccccgacgacgccgccaggGCTCACATGTTCAAGGTGCACCTGGGCGACACGCCGCACGATTTGGTCCAGGCGGATTTCGACCAGCTGggcgcgcaggcggaggGGTTCAGCGGGAGCGACATCGACCACGTCGTCAAGGACGTGCTGTACGAACCCGTGCGTAAGACGCAGGAGGCGACGCACTTCAAGACGGTGCCCCAgcccgacggcaccgagcATTACGTGCCGTGCTCACCCGGTGATCCGGCGGCGTGGCCGTGCACGCTCGAGACGCTCGCCGATAAAGGGTACGCGTCGCAGGTGCACCCGCCGAAGATCACGAAGAACGATTTCGTGAAAGTGCTGCTCAAGGCGAGGCCGACGGTGGCGAAGGCGGACCTGGAGGTGCACGAGAGGTTCACGGCGGAGTTTGGCGAGGAGGGGTGACGCGCGAGAGGGGCGGGGaggggcgacgagctcggaggAAAAAAATATGTGATGACGACACTTCTGCTGGGACACCTCTATTTTCtcgacccaccgcactccttgcaccgagagcgctgacgaccgtg encodes:
- a CDS encoding predicted protein, with translation MGDLGGGLAIREKAIALVKDAVDKDKSADYPAAFKLYMSALDHFTIYLKYEKNPMMQQTVKAKFMEYLERAEELKKLIDSDAATSRANPVNSPDSALRAKPGGKNGANGKGDDDGESAKMKSQLGGAIVTEKPDVKWDDVAGLEQAKAALKEAVIMPVKFPQFFTGKRKAWSGFLLYGPPGTGKSYLAKAVATEADSTFFSISSSDLVSKWMGESEKLVNNLFTLARERAPSIIFIDEIDALCGARGEGGESEASRRIKTEILVQMQGVGASDSGRVLVLAATNTPYQLDQAVRRRFDKRIYIPLPDDAARAHMFKVHLGDTPHDLVQADFDQLGAQAEGFSGSDIDHVVKDVLYEPVRKTQEATHFKTVPQPDGTEHYVPCSPGDPAAWPCTLETLADKGYASQVHPPKITKNDFVKVLLKARPTVAKADLEVHERFTAEFGEEG